The following DNA comes from Tunturibacter psychrotolerans.
GCCGATTTGGTAATTACCGTCAATATGGCTTGCAGGCGAATATTCTCTGAGCGCAGTTGCAGCCCCACAAAAATAGGCGTAGTAATGAATTCCCCTGACAGCAAGCTTTTTCCATATCGTTCTGCGCGATCTTATCCTGCCCCCACGCACGACCGGCCGTTCATTATCATGTACCACGGGTCTTTAGTAGAACGTAATGGCTTGGAATTGGCTGTGGATGCCCTAGCTTATCTTTTCAAAACAATCCCAAGAGCAACACTCCGGATCTATGGACTTAGCACGCCGTATCTAGAGCAGGTCATGAACAAAGTTCGCAGCTTTGGTCTAGAAAGCAATGTGTATTATCGCGGAGTTAAGAAATTAGAGGAACTGGCGCACGAAATCGAAGATTGTGATGTGGGCATTATCCCCAATCAACGAAACGCATTCACAGAAATCAACACACCAACTCGTATCTTTGAGTATCTGGCTCTTGGCAAGCCGGTTATTGCTCCACTCACACCAGGTATTCAGGACTACTTCGACGCGAATTCTCTGCTCTTCTTTGAGCCCGGGGACCCAAAGGAGCTCGCAAAGACAATAGAATATGCGGCCACGCACACTGCAGAGATCGCTGCTGTTGCAGAGCGTGGGCAGCAAGTCTATTTGGCGCACACGTGGCAGCAAGAGAAGGAGACGCTTGTGGGTTTGGTGGTTGGGCTTATCAGAGAGAATGCTTAACTCAGCGTCGTCGGGGGCCTGATGAGATAGGTCAGAGCTTTCGTGCTCTAACGCTTGGCGCAGAACGCAATCGAACCTTCAACCATTCCAAGATAAGCATCTGACATGATCGGCGTAATAGCAAACGCAGCAGAGCATAATGTTATTGTCGAATTC
Coding sequences within:
- a CDS encoding glycosyltransferase family 4 protein — encoded protein: MVVFSLYPADPRPRRALDALIKEGMEIDLICEGNQSSTRRELLHNLEVVRIPIKHYRGGALSYAYQYSAFILASAAILALRSFRRRYDLVYVHNMPDILILSALLPKLFGAKVILDQHDPMPELMQTIFNLNEESLGVCMIRRLEKWSIARADLVITVNMACRRIFSERSCSPTKIGVVMNSPDSKLFPYRSARSYPAPTHDRPFIIMYHGSLVERNGLELAVDALAYLFKTIPRATLRIYGLSTPYLEQVMNKVRSFGLESNVYYRGVKKLEELAHEIEDCDVGIIPNQRNAFTEINTPTRIFEYLALGKPVIAPLTPGIQDYFDANSLLFFEPGDPKELAKTIEYAATHTAEIAAVAERGQQVYLAHTWQQEKETLVGLVVGLIRENA